A genomic segment from Bradyrhizobium diazoefficiens USDA 110 encodes:
- a CDS encoding vWA domain-containing protein — protein sequence MRENIHRFFRAARGAGVHVSPAESIDAMRAVAQVGFSDRTILRDTLLLTLAKSQDEKLALGDCFDLFFSQPEPRQEQPEGTDEDASQETDQAPSSSASSDAGGGSPQEGLGPLAQMLLSQDRNAIAAAIASGAGAASLSDIRYSTQRGIFSSRILDAMGLQRLRDELDELTATNPALAERLRAALDALREAVRDTVSQGLALYAREEAENLRNEILRNAPLARIERRQVAEMRALIRQIARRLRERYSKPRKRQRRGHLDVRRTLRRNAAWGGVPFLTAWKRKHRDRPKIVALCDVSGSVAQVSDFFLLLIHSLHEVVDDVRSFAFSSHLIEVSDILESKSPEEAMAEIMSKVGFGSSDYGSSLVDFEKDFMSALTPQTTVIVLGDARSNNLDPRADILRRISERSKRLVWLNPEGRLAWGFGDSEMPRYATFCSVVRQCATAHQLERAVSDIVATYQ from the coding sequence ATGCGCGAGAACATCCATCGTTTCTTTCGGGCCGCACGTGGCGCGGGCGTACACGTCTCGCCCGCCGAAAGCATCGACGCGATGCGCGCGGTCGCGCAGGTCGGCTTTTCAGACCGAACCATCCTGCGCGACACCCTGCTTCTGACGCTCGCCAAATCGCAGGACGAGAAACTCGCGCTCGGCGACTGCTTTGATCTGTTCTTCAGCCAGCCGGAGCCGCGGCAGGAGCAGCCCGAAGGCACCGACGAGGATGCGTCGCAGGAGACGGATCAAGCCCCCTCTTCCAGCGCGTCCAGTGACGCGGGCGGCGGTTCGCCGCAGGAGGGACTAGGCCCGCTCGCGCAGATGCTGCTGTCGCAGGATCGCAATGCGATCGCGGCAGCGATCGCCAGCGGGGCCGGCGCCGCGTCCCTGTCCGACATCCGCTATTCCACGCAGCGCGGCATCTTCTCCAGCCGCATCCTCGACGCCATGGGCCTGCAGCGCCTGCGCGACGAACTCGATGAGCTGACCGCAACCAATCCCGCGCTGGCCGAGCGCCTGCGCGCCGCGCTCGACGCCTTGCGCGAAGCGGTCCGCGACACCGTCTCCCAGGGGCTTGCGCTCTATGCCCGCGAAGAGGCCGAAAACCTGCGCAACGAGATCCTGCGCAACGCGCCGCTTGCGCGGATCGAGCGGCGCCAGGTCGCCGAGATGCGCGCCCTCATCCGCCAGATCGCGCGCCGCCTGCGCGAGCGCTATTCCAAGCCGCGCAAGCGCCAGCGCCGCGGGCATCTCGACGTCCGCCGCACGCTGCGCCGCAATGCGGCCTGGGGTGGTGTGCCCTTCCTCACGGCGTGGAAGCGCAAGCATCGCGACCGGCCGAAAATCGTCGCGCTCTGCGACGTCTCCGGCTCGGTCGCGCAGGTCTCCGATTTCTTCCTGCTCCTGATCCACTCGCTGCACGAGGTGGTCGACGACGTCCGCTCCTTCGCCTTCTCCTCACATCTGATCGAGGTCAGCGACATTCTGGAATCGAAGTCGCCGGAAGAGGCGATGGCCGAGATCATGTCCAAAGTCGGCTTCGGCTCATCCGACTACGGCTCGTCGCTGGTCGATTTCGAGAAGGATTTCATGAGCGCGCTGACGCCGCAGACCACGGTGATCGTGCTCGGCGATGCCCGCAGCAACAATCTCGATCCGCGCGCCGACATCCTGCGCCGGATCTCCGAGCGCTCGAAGCGGCTGGTCTGGCTCAATCCCGAGGGGCGGCTCGCCTGGGGTTTTGGCGATTCGGAGATGCCCCGCTATGCGACCTTTTGCAGCGTGGTGCGCCAATGCGCCACCGCGCACCAGCTCGAGCGCGCAGTGTCCGATATCGTGGCGACTTATCAGTAG
- a CDS encoding NCS2 family permease — MNEMTKPQAASAEPAPRAAAGLLDRIFGLTERGTSVGREVMAGATTFAAMAYIIAVNPAIMSNAGMDRGDLVSATALAAIFGSMMMGLWANLPLAVAPAMGSNVIFTYVIVKQMGMPWQGALAMVAFTGVLFLILSLSKLREKVAKDVPEALKIGIQAAVGTLIVFIALRGAGFVVQNPSTYIAMGSLRSPPVLLTLFGLLLTPVLVARRVPAALMLSIAVLTLIGFFVPGGNGKMVTSVPSAIMSWPRWPSSTFMALDFGYLFSHFVVALPLLFYFLCAEFFSTLGTLIGVTGAANLRKPDGSIPNATAAFATDATASIVGPLLGTSVVTAYIESITGVQAGGRTGLTSLTVAGLFFLALFFWPIFVIIPPQATAPALVLVGVLMMQGLARIDMTDLGNAVPIVLTLLVTVLTNNLINGMALGTLSYIALEVTVGRRSQIPAMVWGLGAVFIAYAIVIAQIF; from the coding sequence ATGAACGAGATGACGAAGCCGCAAGCCGCCTCCGCAGAGCCGGCGCCGCGCGCAGCCGCCGGACTGCTCGATCGCATCTTTGGCCTCACCGAGCGTGGCACGAGTGTCGGCCGCGAGGTGATGGCCGGCGCGACCACGTTCGCTGCGATGGCCTATATCATCGCCGTGAACCCGGCGATCATGTCCAACGCCGGAATGGATCGTGGCGATCTGGTCAGCGCCACGGCACTCGCCGCGATTTTCGGTTCGATGATGATGGGGCTGTGGGCCAATCTGCCGCTCGCGGTTGCGCCGGCTATGGGGTCGAACGTCATCTTCACCTATGTCATCGTCAAGCAGATGGGCATGCCTTGGCAAGGTGCGCTCGCCATGGTCGCCTTCACCGGCGTTCTGTTCCTGATCCTCAGCCTGTCGAAGCTGCGCGAGAAAGTCGCGAAGGATGTGCCGGAAGCGCTGAAGATCGGCATCCAGGCGGCCGTCGGCACGCTCATCGTCTTCATTGCGTTGCGCGGCGCCGGCTTCGTGGTCCAGAACCCGTCGACCTACATCGCGATGGGATCGCTGCGCAGCCCGCCGGTGCTGTTGACGCTGTTTGGCCTCCTGCTCACGCCGGTGCTGGTGGCGCGCCGGGTTCCGGCGGCGCTGATGCTGTCGATCGCGGTACTCACCCTGATCGGCTTCTTCGTTCCCGGCGGCAACGGCAAGATGGTGACGTCGGTGCCTTCGGCGATCATGTCATGGCCCCGCTGGCCGAGCAGCACGTTCATGGCGCTCGATTTCGGCTATCTCTTCAGCCATTTCGTCGTCGCGCTGCCGCTGCTGTTCTATTTCCTGTGTGCCGAATTCTTCTCGACGCTTGGCACGCTGATCGGCGTGACGGGCGCCGCCAACCTGCGCAAGCCCGATGGCTCGATCCCGAACGCCACCGCTGCGTTTGCCACCGATGCGACGGCATCCATCGTCGGCCCGCTGCTCGGCACCTCCGTCGTCACGGCGTACATCGAGTCCATCACCGGCGTGCAGGCCGGCGGCCGAACGGGGCTGACTTCGCTGACCGTTGCGGGGCTCTTCTTCCTTGCGCTGTTCTTCTGGCCGATCTTCGTCATCATCCCGCCGCAAGCGACTGCGCCCGCGCTGGTGCTCGTCGGTGTGCTGATGATGCAGGGGCTTGCCCGCATCGACATGACCGATCTCGGCAACGCGGTTCCGATCGTGCTGACGCTGCTCGTCACCGTTCTGACCAACAACCTCATCAACGGAATGGCCCTGGGAACGCTGAGCTACATCGCCCTGGAAGTGACAGTCGGCCGGCGGTCGCAGATTCCGGCGATGGTGTGGGGGCTCGGCGCCGTGTTCATCGCTTACGCGATCGTGATCGCCCAGATCTTTTGA
- a CDS encoding adenine deaminase, which yields MNAIPDDLLITAPDEVRIRQDLVLTALGHRPADRSLRVGRLLDVHSRTWSEDQEIVIKGRRIAWVGPAGSYPGEVRERVHRPDVAAVPGFGEVHKHIESSHLTPEWEAALVLPHGNTWTCEASHEFSNVNGARNLEFWFEARRRGSPLKIFPQPGSAVPPTAYEWGGGWYGRDEQARFMAESLMVTGLDEVMDWPAVWNPDNPSYKRLWGMIEATFAARGVVEGHASGLRDLPSINAFAAAGLASDHEVQTPEETWDKLTRGLFVELRVYAMDEIVRWLLAKGLQDWSQIAFTTDDRSASHTLELGASDHNARLAIEAGLAPEIAIQCLTINPARHMRLTPFVGSLAPGRFGDVVLLSDVGKLTIAEVWADGVQISEGERYIGQVPEIVWPDWATKTVNIKRSIKPQDFELRAEPGRATMKAAVIRPFHWHPEFYTLELPVRDGAVQRDESEAITKFAIVDRFSGDGRIAKMFWRGCGPRTPETAVACSVAHDKHNIWVVGSSDAAMAKAVNALIELQGGWALVREGELVATVRFEVGGLMSCRSAQALDAEMQALYAEGRKVDWMYEPTYRPRWYPGFPERLMFATLTCAPWSWVLVAPCEQAPLGFINVQTGEAHPVIW from the coding sequence ATGAATGCGATACCCGACGATCTTCTGATCACTGCGCCCGACGAGGTTCGCATCCGCCAGGACCTGGTGCTGACGGCGCTCGGCCACCGGCCGGCCGATCGCTCCTTGCGGGTCGGCAGGCTGCTGGACGTGCACAGCCGTACCTGGAGCGAAGATCAGGAGATCGTCATCAAGGGCCGCCGCATCGCCTGGGTCGGGCCCGCCGGCAGCTATCCGGGCGAGGTCCGCGAGCGGGTGCATCGGCCTGATGTTGCCGCCGTGCCCGGCTTCGGCGAGGTGCACAAGCATATCGAAAGCTCGCATCTGACGCCGGAATGGGAGGCCGCGCTGGTGCTGCCGCATGGCAATACCTGGACCTGCGAGGCAAGCCACGAGTTCTCCAACGTCAACGGTGCGCGCAATCTCGAGTTCTGGTTCGAAGCGCGTCGCCGCGGCTCGCCGCTCAAGATCTTTCCGCAGCCTGGTTCGGCGGTGCCACCCACGGCCTATGAATGGGGTGGCGGCTGGTATGGCCGCGACGAGCAGGCGCGCTTCATGGCCGAGAGCCTGATGGTGACCGGGCTCGACGAGGTCATGGACTGGCCAGCGGTCTGGAATCCCGACAATCCGTCCTACAAGCGGCTCTGGGGCATGATCGAGGCGACATTCGCGGCGCGCGGCGTCGTCGAAGGCCATGCCTCCGGCTTGCGGGATCTGCCCTCTATCAACGCCTTTGCGGCGGCCGGGCTCGCGTCCGACCACGAAGTGCAGACTCCGGAAGAAACCTGGGACAAGCTCACCCGCGGCCTGTTCGTCGAGCTGCGCGTCTACGCCATGGACGAGATCGTCAGATGGCTGCTCGCGAAGGGTTTGCAGGACTGGTCGCAGATCGCGTTCACGACGGATGACCGCAGTGCCAGCCACACGCTCGAGCTCGGCGCCAGCGACCACAATGCGCGGCTCGCGATCGAGGCCGGCCTCGCGCCGGAAATCGCCATCCAGTGTCTCACCATCAATCCGGCGCGCCACATGCGGCTTACGCCGTTCGTCGGCAGCCTGGCTCCAGGCCGTTTCGGCGACGTGGTGCTGCTTTCGGATGTTGGCAAACTCACGATCGCCGAAGTGTGGGCCGACGGCGTCCAAATCTCCGAAGGCGAGCGCTACATCGGCCAAGTGCCCGAGATCGTCTGGCCGGACTGGGCAACGAAGACGGTCAACATCAAGCGCTCGATCAAGCCTCAGGATTTCGAACTGCGAGCCGAGCCCGGCCGTGCCACGATGAAGGCGGCCGTGATCCGTCCCTTCCATTGGCATCCCGAATTCTACACCCTCGAACTGCCGGTGCGTGACGGTGCCGTGCAGCGCGACGAGAGCGAGGCCATCACCAAATTTGCGATCGTCGACCGCTTTTCGGGCGACGGGCGCATCGCAAAGATGTTCTGGCGCGGTTGTGGACCGCGCACGCCGGAGACGGCGGTTGCCTGTTCGGTGGCGCACGACAAGCACAATATCTGGGTGGTCGGCTCCTCAGACGCGGCCATGGCGAAGGCGGTGAACGCGCTTATCGAACTTCAGGGCGGGTGGGCGCTGGTGCGTGAGGGAGAGCTCGTTGCAACTGTGCGCTTCGAGGTCGGCGGGCTGATGAGCTGCCGCTCGGCGCAAGCGCTCGATGCCGAGATGCAGGCGCTCTACGCGGAGGGGCGCAAGGTCGACTGGATGTATGAGCCGACCTACCGGCCACGCTGGTATCCGGGATTCCCCGAGCGGCTGATGTTCGCGACGCTGACCTGCGCGCCCTGGAGCTGGGTGCTGGTGGCGCCGTGTGAGCAGGCGCCGCTCGGCTTCATCAACGTGCAGACCGGCGAAGCGCACCCGGTGATCTGGTAG
- a CDS encoding TetR/AcrR family transcriptional regulator, with the protein MSTAKRHIASLRDEYAEMTRQRIVAAFVETLEDEAADDISMAAVAKRAKVAERTIYRHFKTRAELFAAAGEWIEDNVFSYIPFTSPDELPEIFRKLCKRFDRHPYLARAIAMTRAGRRVRAGFRRHLIDQHRKAMAPLVRHLPAKEVRQAEALASYLNNVLAWNAMREDFGMTSSEIADAIEWALTTLLKDVRQRDAAAARGGKAGKSSRTRTTSRERTGVE; encoded by the coding sequence ATGAGTACAGCAAAGCGACATATCGCCAGTCTTCGTGACGAATATGCCGAGATGACGCGGCAGCGCATCGTTGCGGCTTTCGTCGAGACGCTGGAGGACGAGGCGGCCGACGACATTTCCATGGCCGCGGTGGCCAAGCGCGCGAAGGTGGCCGAACGAACCATCTATCGGCACTTCAAGACCCGTGCGGAACTGTTTGCTGCGGCCGGCGAGTGGATCGAGGACAACGTCTTCAGCTACATTCCCTTCACCTCGCCTGACGAGCTGCCGGAGATTTTCCGCAAACTGTGCAAGCGGTTCGACCGCCATCCGTATCTGGCGCGCGCCATTGCGATGACGCGGGCCGGCCGCCGGGTGCGCGCCGGCTTCCGGCGGCACCTGATCGACCAGCATCGCAAGGCGATGGCGCCGCTGGTGCGACATCTCCCCGCGAAGGAGGTTCGCCAGGCGGAGGCGCTCGCGTCCTATCTCAACAACGTGCTGGCCTGGAATGCGATGCGCGAGGATTTCGGCATGACCAGCAGCGAGATCGCCGATGCCATCGAGTGGGCGCTCACGACCCTCCTGAAGGATGTCCGGCAGCGCGATGCCGCTGCGGCGCGAGGCGGCAAGGCCGGCAAATCTTCGCGGACGCGGACCACGAGCCGCGAACGTACCGGCGTAGAGTGA
- a CDS encoding formamidase, producing the protein MNGLGGLNKSPEGVVIGLVQLQLPNVVTRADLARQTERIVWMVGKARRNLSTMDLVVFPEYSLHGLSMDTNPEIMCRLDGPEVTAFKKACVDNRIWGCFSIMEFNPHGNPYNSGLIIDDHGEIKLYYRKLHPWIPVEPWEPGDIGIPVIEGPKGARIALIICHDGMFPEMARECAYKGAEIMIRTAGYTAPIREAWRFTNQANSFQNLMVTANVCMCGSDGSFDSMGEGMIVNFDGAVLAHGTTGRADEIITAEVRPDLVREARINWGVENNIYQLWHRGYVAVKGGAMDCPYTFMQDMVAGTFRLPWEDQVKVTDGSSCGFPAPTRMYGKTAKAAE; encoded by the coding sequence ATGAACGGGCTTGGCGGGTTGAACAAATCGCCTGAGGGCGTGGTCATCGGGCTCGTGCAGCTGCAACTGCCGAACGTCGTCACGCGGGCCGATCTGGCAAGGCAGACCGAGCGTATCGTCTGGATGGTCGGCAAGGCGCGCCGCAACCTTTCCACCATGGATCTGGTGGTGTTCCCCGAATATTCGCTGCACGGCCTCTCGATGGACACCAATCCCGAGATCATGTGCCGGCTCGACGGACCCGAAGTCACGGCCTTCAAGAAGGCCTGCGTCGACAACAGGATCTGGGGCTGCTTCTCCATCATGGAGTTCAACCCGCACGGCAATCCCTACAATTCCGGCCTGATCATTGACGACCACGGCGAGATCAAGCTGTACTACCGCAAGCTCCATCCCTGGATTCCGGTCGAGCCGTGGGAGCCCGGCGACATCGGCATTCCCGTGATCGAGGGTCCGAAAGGCGCCAGGATCGCGCTGATCATCTGCCATGACGGCATGTTCCCGGAGATGGCGCGGGAATGCGCCTACAAGGGCGCCGAGATCATGATCCGCACTGCGGGCTACACCGCGCCGATCCGCGAGGCCTGGCGCTTCACCAACCAGGCCAATTCGTTCCAGAATCTGATGGTGACGGCCAATGTCTGCATGTGCGGCAGCGATGGCTCGTTCGATTCCATGGGCGAAGGCATGATCGTCAATTTCGACGGCGCGGTGCTGGCGCACGGCACCACCGGTCGCGCCGACGAGATCATCACCGCCGAGGTGCGGCCCGATCTCGTGCGCGAGGCGCGGATCAATTGGGGCGTCGAGAACAACATCTACCAGCTCTGGCACCGCGGCTATGTCGCGGTGAAAGGCGGCGCGATGGACTGCCCCTATACCTTCATGCAGGACATGGTCGCTGGCACCTTCCGCCTGCCGTGGGAAGACCAGGTCAAGGTCACCGACGGCAGTTCCTGTGGCTTCCCGGCACCGACACGGATGTACGGCAAGACGGCGAAGGCGGCGGAATAG
- a CDS encoding dicarboxylate/amino acid:cation symporter: MSTIAAAPAAERKPLYASLFVQVLAALALGVILGMAVPDFAIGLKILSDAFLKLISMIVAPIVFCVVVHGIAGAGDLKKVGRVGVKALVYFEVMTTVALVVGLLLAYLFGPGHGMNIDPSTLDAKALNTYADNAHKLSGGGIGAFLMNVIPTTSFDALSRNDVLQVLFFAVLFGVGLALVGGEKGALVTSIIDAASTVLFRVMELIVRVAPLGVLGAVAYTVGKYGVGSLKQLVSLVMLFYVSVGIFVLGVLGGVMALAGINILKFLAYLREELTIVLATASSDAVLPQIMKKLERMGVKDSVVGLVIPTGYSFNLDAFSIYLTLAVVFIAQATNTPLSFGDLLLVLGVSLITSKGAHGVPGSAIVILAATLNAVPSIPAIGLVLVLSVDWFIGMARALGNLVGNCVATVVVAAWEGDLDRAKAAKVLEGGEMVDVTAG, translated from the coding sequence ATGTCGACCATTGCCGCGGCCCCGGCCGCCGAGCGCAAGCCACTTTACGCCTCACTGTTCGTCCAGGTCCTGGCCGCGCTGGCGCTTGGCGTCATCCTGGGAATGGCCGTTCCGGACTTCGCCATCGGGCTCAAGATCCTCAGCGACGCCTTCCTGAAGCTGATCTCGATGATCGTGGCGCCGATCGTGTTCTGTGTCGTCGTCCACGGCATTGCCGGCGCCGGCGACCTCAAGAAGGTTGGCCGGGTCGGCGTCAAGGCGCTGGTCTATTTCGAGGTCATGACGACGGTCGCACTCGTGGTCGGGCTGCTGCTCGCCTACCTGTTCGGCCCCGGCCACGGCATGAACATCGATCCCTCGACGTTAGATGCGAAGGCGCTCAACACTTACGCCGACAACGCCCACAAGCTGTCCGGCGGCGGCATCGGCGCCTTTCTGATGAACGTGATCCCGACCACCTCCTTCGATGCGCTGTCGCGCAACGACGTGCTCCAGGTGCTGTTCTTCGCGGTGCTGTTCGGCGTCGGTCTTGCGCTCGTCGGCGGCGAGAAGGGCGCGCTCGTCACCTCCATCATCGACGCAGCCTCCACCGTGCTGTTCCGCGTCATGGAGCTTATCGTCCGTGTCGCTCCACTCGGCGTGCTCGGCGCCGTCGCCTACACCGTCGGCAAATACGGCGTCGGCTCGCTGAAGCAGCTCGTCTCACTGGTGATGCTGTTCTACGTCTCGGTCGGCATCTTCGTGCTTGGCGTGCTCGGGGGCGTGATGGCGCTTGCCGGAATCAACATCCTCAAATTCCTCGCCTACCTGCGCGAGGAGCTCACCATCGTGCTCGCGACGGCGTCCTCCGACGCGGTGCTGCCCCAGATCATGAAGAAGCTGGAGCGCATGGGCGTGAAGGATTCCGTGGTCGGCCTCGTGATCCCGACCGGCTATTCGTTCAACCTCGATGCCTTCTCGATCTACCTCACACTTGCCGTCGTGTTCATCGCGCAAGCGACCAACACGCCGCTGTCGTTCGGCGATCTCCTCCTGGTGCTCGGCGTTTCGCTGATCACCTCAAAGGGCGCACACGGCGTGCCGGGCTCGGCCATCGTGATCCTGGCCGCGACACTCAACGCGGTGCCGAGCATCCCTGCGATCGGCCTCGTGCTGGTGCTTTCGGTCGACTGGTTCATCGGCATGGCCCGCGCGCTCGGCAATCTCGTCGGCAACTGCGTGGCGACGGTCGTGGTCGCGGCCTGGGAAGGCGACCTCGACCGCGCCAAGGCGGCCAAGGTGCTCGAAGGCGGCGAGATGGTGGACGTGACGGCGGGCTAG
- a CDS encoding allantoate amidohydrolase — protein sequence MGAATAVQDASLGEEIVRRINVLGAISEETDKLTRIYLSKELRAAADLILGWMREAGMSAHLDAIGNVCGRYEGERPGAPCLMLGSHYDTVRDAGKWDGPLGVITAIACVADLNRRGKRLPFAIEVIGFADEEGVRFASTLLGSRAVAGTFDESVLNTRDRDGVSMRDALVKFGLDPDHVGAAARARRELLAYLELHIEQGPVLEAQNLPVGVVTAIAGATRLAVRLNGMAGHAGTVPMALRRDALTGAAECIGAIEQFCRTDEGGLVGTVGYIQARPGATNVIPGEVSFTIDMRAPTDMHRKRAVADVVRQIEAIAKRRQLALQLDVTHENRTAPCASWLKDQIAQAIAAEGVSVFDLPSGAGHDGMAMIDIADVGMIFVRCRGGVSHHPDEHVELADADAGARVLLRVIENFRPREDRASAK from the coding sequence ATGGGTGCTGCTACCGCCGTTCAAGATGCATCGCTCGGCGAGGAGATCGTTCGCCGCATCAACGTGCTCGGCGCGATTTCGGAAGAGACCGACAAGCTCACCCGCATCTATCTCAGCAAGGAGCTGCGCGCCGCTGCGGATCTCATCCTCGGCTGGATGCGTGAGGCCGGCATGAGCGCGCATCTCGATGCGATCGGCAATGTCTGCGGCCGCTATGAGGGCGAGCGGCCGGGGGCGCCCTGCCTGATGCTCGGCTCGCACTACGACACCGTGCGCGACGCCGGCAAATGGGACGGGCCGCTGGGTGTGATCACGGCCATCGCCTGCGTCGCCGATCTCAACCGCCGCGGCAAGCGCCTGCCGTTCGCGATCGAGGTCATTGGCTTTGCCGACGAGGAGGGGGTACGTTTCGCCTCAACGCTGCTCGGCAGCCGTGCGGTGGCCGGCACTTTCGACGAGAGCGTCCTGAACACGCGCGATCGCGACGGCGTGTCGATGCGCGATGCGCTCGTCAAGTTTGGCCTCGACCCGGACCATGTCGGCGCGGCCGCGCGGGCCCGGCGCGAGTTGTTGGCCTATCTCGAATTGCACATCGAGCAGGGTCCGGTGCTGGAAGCACAGAACCTGCCCGTCGGCGTTGTCACCGCGATTGCGGGCGCGACACGGCTGGCCGTGCGGCTGAACGGCATGGCCGGTCACGCCGGCACCGTGCCGATGGCGCTGCGCCGTGACGCGCTCACCGGCGCGGCCGAATGCATCGGCGCGATCGAGCAGTTCTGCCGGACCGACGAGGGCGGCCTGGTCGGCACCGTCGGCTACATCCAGGCGAGGCCCGGCGCGACCAATGTCATCCCGGGCGAGGTGTCCTTCACCATCGACATGCGCGCGCCGACCGACATGCACCGCAAGCGCGCGGTCGCCGACGTCGTCAGGCAGATCGAGGCGATCGCTAAGCGCCGGCAGCTGGCGCTCCAGCTCGATGTCACCCACGAGAACCGCACCGCACCCTGCGCGTCCTGGCTGAAAGACCAGATCGCGCAGGCGATCGCCGCGGAAGGCGTTTCCGTGTTCGACCTGCCGAGCGGGGCCGGGCACGACGGCATGGCCATGATTGACATCGCCGATGTTGGCATGATTTTCGTCCGCTGCCGTGGCGGCGTCAGCCATCACCCGGACGAGCATGTCGAGCTCGCCGACGCCGACGCCGGCGCACGGGTGCTGCTCAGGGTGATCGAGAATTTCAGGCCGCGGGAGGATCGCGCCAGCGCGAAGTGA
- a CDS encoding BMP family ABC transporter substrate-binding protein: MDFGRISRRHLLQGGAALTLGAAAGARPAFAADTTIGFIYVGSRDDYGYNQAHAQGAAALKKIPGLKVVEEEKVPETDAVEKTIESMINLDGATLLFPTSFGYYNPHMIKMANKFPKLRFEHCGGLWTDKDPKNAGSYFGYIDEAQYISGIVAGYTSKSGKLGFVAAKPIPQVLRNINAFALGAKLANPKATTQVIFTGDWSMPVKEAEATNSLIDQGVDVLTCHVDGPKTMVENAARRGAFVCGYHTNQSPLAPKAYLTGAEWNWEALYPKFVKMIAAGESIPNFYRGGLKEEIVKTSPYGEAVSAEARKHADDIKAKFLSAEGYAIFKGGLVDNKGKTMIPAGTDRGQKDPELEKMDYLVEGVIGATS; this comes from the coding sequence ATGGATTTTGGCAGGATTTCACGACGTCATTTGTTGCAGGGCGGCGCCGCCCTCACCCTCGGCGCGGCGGCGGGCGCCCGCCCGGCCTTCGCGGCCGACACCACCATCGGCTTCATCTATGTCGGCTCGCGCGACGACTACGGCTACAACCAGGCGCATGCCCAGGGCGCGGCAGCGCTAAAGAAGATTCCCGGCCTCAAGGTCGTCGAGGAAGAGAAGGTGCCGGAGACCGACGCGGTCGAGAAGACGATCGAGTCCATGATCAATCTCGATGGCGCCACCCTGCTCTTCCCGACCTCGTTCGGCTACTACAATCCGCACATGATCAAGATGGCCAACAAGTTCCCGAAGCTGCGCTTCGAGCACTGCGGCGGCCTCTGGACCGACAAGGACCCGAAGAACGCCGGCAGCTATTTCGGCTATATCGACGAAGCCCAGTACATCTCCGGCATCGTCGCCGGCTACACCTCCAAGAGCGGCAAGCTCGGCTTCGTCGCCGCAAAGCCGATCCCGCAGGTGCTGCGCAACATCAATGCCTTCGCGCTCGGCGCAAAGCTCGCCAATCCCAAGGCGACGACGCAGGTGATCTTCACCGGTGACTGGTCTATGCCGGTCAAGGAAGCCGAAGCCACCAACAGCCTGATCGACCAGGGCGTGGACGTCCTCACCTGCCACGTCGACGGGCCGAAGACGATGGTCGAGAACGCGGCGCGCCGCGGCGCCTTCGTCTGCGGCTATCACACCAACCAGTCGCCGCTCGCGCCGAAGGCGTATCTCACCGGCGCCGAGTGGAATTGGGAAGCGCTCTATCCGAAATTCGTCAAGATGATCGCCGCCGGCGAGAGCATCCCGAACTTCTATCGCGGCGGCCTCAAGGAAGAGATCGTCAAGACCTCGCCCTATGGCGAAGCCGTCTCCGCCGAGGCGCGCAAGCATGCCGACGACATCAAGGCCAAGTTCCTGTCGGCGGAAGGATACGCGATCTTCAAGGGAGGGCTCGTCGACAACAAGGGCAAGACGATGATCCCTGCCGGCACCGATCGCGGCCAGAAGGATCCCGAACTGGAGAAGATGGACTATCTCGTCGAA